The sequence below is a genomic window from Pongo abelii isolate AG06213 chromosome 15, NHGRI_mPonAbe1-v2.0_pri, whole genome shotgun sequence.
tatatacttgaTACATTGTGTTGGACTGGAAGCACTGTGAAAGGTTCTTAGTCAAGGGGAGGTtttatattcaaagaaaatggaaaatcccCCTGCTTTCCTCGGAGGGAAGAACTGCACTTAGAAGTTTGATGTGTATTGGTGTCGTAGTCTAGGCATTTCTAATGTCTTTGAACGTGTGCACCCTTTGTATATAAAGTGGAATTATATGTTTACttacgcacacacacaaatatacatataaagcAGGAATTACACCCCACAGAGTTCTCCATGACGTTTTTGTTCCACTTAATGTATCATGGGAGAGTCCTTGAGTGTGGACCTAGGAGCCAGACTACCGAAGGTGCAGGCCCTGCAGTTTACTAGTTGATTTAACCTTTCTGTACCCcagtttcctaatctataaaTGAAGAATACTGGTAGCATTTACTTGAGAGTTATTGGTAGgagtaaatgttaaaatatataagcTTTCTCCGCTGATGAGTATCTACACTGGAGTCTTAGGAAGGGTCCTTGCTTATTTTGTATTCTAAAGTTGGGCTGGACATAGTGGGCCATATGGGTTCCATCAGATGGGCTCTTTCTGTGACCCGTTCTGTTAGacctctttcttgcttttttccttGAGGTTGTCTGTCCTCTAGTGAACCAGCTGGTTTGCAGGTGGTGCTTGGCTGAGAGTGTCTTGCTGTTAACAGTTACTATGGATGTCATATGCCAGCTGgttctgttaaaaaaaagtctgtgaATCCAAAGCCTTGTGAATTTTGAACATTATTTTGTGTCTGGAATTTTGAAGAACTGATTCATACAGTGGAGAAAtgaataaagatttttattttacaaattccAGCACttagcattttctttattctgttactGTTACTGTGACATCTATTTGACTGGGAAACCAAAGACTACAATTCTTTAtaaggattcctttttttttttttttgagacagattctcactctgtcacccaagctgcagtgcagtggcacgatctcattcaccgcagcctctgccttcccaggttcaagtgattctcatgcctcagcctcccgagtagctggaattacaggcgtatgccaccatgcctggctaatttttgtatttttagtggagacggggttttgctacgttggccaggctggtctcgaactcctgacctcaagtgatacacctgccttggcctcccgaagtgctggaatgacaggtgtgagcctctgtgccagGCCAGGAGTCTTCTTTTAAGAGGCTATAGTGAGCAGCATCTATCAACTTGCATCCTTGTATGTTGCATATCTTATTTGTTAGCTTGGGGAGTAAACCAAAGTAAAAACGTCCTTTGGCAAATTAAGGACATTACAAGATTTTCTGTGTTAATGGATTGGAagtctttactattttttttttttttttttttgagatggagtctccctctgtcacttaggctggagtgcagtggcacgatctctgctcattcagtctctgcctcccgggttcaagcgattctccagcctcagcctcctgagtagctgggataacaggcgtgcaccaccacacctggctaatttttgtatttttagcagagatgggatttcgccacattggtcaggctggtctcgaactcctgacctcatgatctgcccaccttggccttccaaaatgctggtattacaggcgtgagtcaccacgcccagcctagatgTCTTTACTATTCTTAAGATGGCAGTAGTCCCCAAGTTGATCTATGGATTCAACTCAATCCCTGTTTAAACCCCAAAttgctttttttgtagaaatcggcaagctgatcctaaaattcatatggaaataaaaagggACCGAGAATAGCCAAAACTATTGAAAAAGAGTAACGTTGGCAAGGTTATGTTgcttgatttcaaaacttactacaaagctagagtaatcaagactgtgtggtactggcataaggatgaCCATACAGACCCGTGGACCagaattgagaatccagaaataaatgcaTACTTTCACAACCCATCGATTTTTGGCAGCGGTGCTAAGACAGTTTATTGGCAAAAGAATAGTTTTTTCCACAGGTGATGCTGggacaactgaatatccacatgaaaagaatgaagttggaaccTTACTTTAtgtcataaacaaaaattaactcaaaatggatcaaaaaccTAAACTTCAAAactcttagggaaaaaaatagatatgTCTTGGATTCCAGAatggtttcttaaatatgacaccaaaagcacaagcaaccaaaggaaaaaaagataaatcggacttcatcaaaatttagtatttttgtgtttcaaaagataatatcaaaaaaaaaaaaaacaaaacaaaatgggagagaatatttaaGAAACACCTGTCTAATAATGGTCTACTATTAAGCCAAGCTGAGTTATTTCCCCATCCTTAAGTTTACACAATACTATATTAGTGAAGTTGAATTCTGTCATTACCACACGTATCTTGAAAGAAGTTTGTTTGGATCACGGGTCCAGTTACTTTCTCCGCCCTTTCCCTCCAGAGGATTTGTCAATCTCAATAATGTTATATACTAATTTCAAGGGGAAATacaactcaaaataaaacaaatcagaaaTCTGAAGCTTAAAAATGTTATGGTTTAgatgatggaaagggaaaagtACATTTAATTCATATCATATTTAGATGTCAAGCACTTAATGTTATATTGCTTAACTTATAAAGTAGCGCTTCAGTGCTCTCATCATATGaggtaaataatagaaaattcttTGTGTGACGCATGTCTGTTTTCAGCCAATCAGAAACCAGGATTATTCTGTATGTAATAATAGGGTTTACTGGAAGAGGAGCTATATAGATGGTACTTAGAGGATGTAGGGCCCTACATATCAGGGCTTCTTAGTTGTAGCAAAGAGCAATTGGTCTGGTACGTTTAGCTTTTTCTCATTTAGTTTTGAGTTCTGACTCTAGAAATGTACAACCCCATCTTTTGAATTACAGGTTTTAAGATGTTATTTGCTCTTAATACATCTTAAGGTAACAGCCTTGATCACTGCTTTTACTTTCGATGAAATAACTTAATGAGCTGTGAAGAAAAAATTATCAGATTTTAAGGGAGAGAATTTTATGAAAATGTCTTTGAGGTTCCTATCACCTTTATGAGAATGTCTTCAAAGTTTCCATCACCATCTCTACCAATTTTTCTTCCACCGGAGCCAGCGGACTTAGGTTCCATAACAAGCTCCTCTTGTTCACTGAATGAGCTAGACAATATTTCCCACCTTTTAAGGAAAATATCAACTGATATCAATGAAATTAAAGGAATGAAAGCAGCTATTTTGACAGTGGAAGCAAATCTTTTTGATCTAAATGTTAGAGTGTCCCAGAATGAAGCAAAAATTTCATCTTTGGaggttaaaatgaatgaatattcaACAACATCTGAATGCAACAGACAGTTTGAAGATCAAGAAGAAGTTTCTGAATCACAGTCAAGAACTACTGATGTAAAAATAATCGGCTTCCTTAGAAATGTTGAGAAAGGTAAACTCTTAATATCTAGGTACCCATCCTTTGCTCTGTATCTTTCCACGTATGTTGACTGTAGCTCTGATATGGAGGGAGCAAGTTACAGAGAACTTGAATTTTTCATGGACCTTTAATGACAAATTTGGATTCTGCTTGATTTAGCTTAGAAATCTAGAATTGATCAGAATTCCATCCTCTTTAATGGAGCGCTCTAAAACAATGTTTTGAAAAGATAGATGAACCTAGAGCGATGAAGCAAAACTTGAAATGTTGGAAGTGTGGTCTTTCATGTGTcttgtgaaattattttaaaatgtctcattCTTTCATCATGTACTTTTGATGTGAAGGAGACCTGTTGCAGTATTTGGATGGAAAGAGCATTCTTCCTGTAACTTTTCACCTCAGTTTTCCAAGCTTCCCACAGGAATACAACTTGACCTAAGTGTCATCTTGGTTACAATTCCTcagaatgtgtgtgttttttgcgGTAATAATTCTGGAAGGAATTCACTGTTTTGGGACGCACCAATAAAATGTCATATAACTTATGTTTTAAAGGAAACCAACTGATACAATTTCAAATCGAGTataggttttaaaatttaaaaacaccttTTAATGAAATGTGGTGCTTGGTGGGAGATTGCCCACTTAACATCTTTGCACTGGGTAAGCAAAGCCTGTCCTTGTGAAGCCACCTGTAATGGATATACCCAAAATCAGCATGTGGGCATCTTAGTAATATTTCAGTATTTGCAACCCTATCAGTTACATCCTTTTGTACACTGTAGTGCAGTACCTTATAATGAGCAAGTGAGTGCCTGATGTCTGCTAAGCACTGTGGGGGCTACAGAAAAGTGTGACATTCTCCCATCCTCAAGGAGCTTAACATCAAATCGAGGATAGAAAAAATCAGTTCTTTGTCCCTATTTTGTGCAGTCAGACTGCTGAGCATATTATTGTTAGGAATAGTGAACCTAATAGGAATTAATGTTATGAGCCTATTTTAGAAGAAGTAAGtagttgaacatcttttcttgcAGGAGAGCCAAAGAATTATCATGCTTTGCTAACATAGGGTGTGGATTGTAGAGCTGAGAgtcttattgttttctttgcatGCATCAAAGCCTAGAGTTTGTCTTTTAGGAACTCTATATTTAGATGATTAGAGTGTTTTGCTGTTTCGATTATCTTCAAAGGTCATGAGTGAGTCGTGATGGTAAGAGCTCAGGTGATGGAGGGAGGTGCTTGCTGTGCTTATTGTGCAGTTGGCTCTGGTGCGAGCTGCTGCGCCACAAGGTGCTTTTGCCTGGATTTTCCACCCGTTTGCCACCTTTACTTTCCCCGCagaattcaaattcaagaaaactGCTGTCCTCACAGAGGGAGAACCCGGAGTGTTTTAAATTGGCATTTTTGGTTTAACCCTGAGTACAGCCTTTTTTGTCTTACAGGATATGTCTTTGGTCTATAAATACTATTGAATTGCTGAAGCTTTAAGTTACTTTTAAGACTTTAAGTTGAGAACCCAGAAGGATTGATTTTTGGGAACCACATGCTGGTATTGTCTGTGTTGTAAGCTtagtgaagttttaaaatttatattctagGAACTCAACAGAGGCAATTATTATCCCGACTGCAAATCGACCCAGTAATGGCAGAAACTCTGCAGATGAGTCAAGGTTGGTAGTGTTTCGAGTTGTACTGTAATCTAGCCGTTTCAGTTGCCATTTCCATTTCTGACACCCCATTTAACGTATCTCGTATCTCTTAGATCCTGCCCTAAGGTGTTATATTTAgatctgtgaaaatattttaggGCCAGGAGATAAGATCTGCATTTCTTTCATGTTATATAGTGTTACAATTTTTTGCCTCATTGGAAAACTTTGTTCCTTTCACACCATTCCAAGTGTGTCCCTAGCACTGTTGGCTGTCACTCTCCTGCTGTCAGGAGTGACCTGCATTTCTGACTTACCCTCCCACTCTACCCAGCTTTTGTCATTGCCACGAGTGGCTTTTGTATCCTGGTTTTCACCTGGTTAGCCTTATCCTCTTGTACTTCATTTTGGAGTCTTATCACCAGGGCCACACCTGGAACTTGTTGTTCTAGTGTTCTAGAGCCACTCTAGTTTGCctgtctcctttcctctccccacaGACACACATGCCAAGGGCTACTCCAGAACTGGAGCTGACGCCTTCATTTTTATTATCTCTGTCCTCAGTGCCCAGCCCCTGCCACATGCATGTTCAGTGTCTTAAAAATGACTGCAGGATAAACACAGGCAACCATGAGAGAACCGGAATCATCTCAGTCCTTCTGTTTCCCCTAAGTCTGTCTTTTGTGGGAAGCTCTGGTCCCTAGACCCCTCTCAGCCCTTTCCTGGATTTTCTTTCCCCTCAGTCAGGACTCCACAGTCAGTCACTCTGTTCCCTGACCCTCCCCCAGCTTTCCAGCTCAGAAAGTGTGCTTTTCCTCCCTAAGGGTCAGCCTCCACCAGAGGCCAGATCCACCGGGTTGGTGAGCCACTGGTATGTCACCCACTCCTCCAGCTtcattctctgcctcctgtcttCTCTCTGTAGAGGTGTTCAGACATTCTCTACCCATGATTTTGCTTTCTCATCTCCCAGCAGTCCGTCCTGCTTCCTCCACAGGAGTATTTGAAAAGGTTGGCAGCCGAGATCTGTGTGTGGGATCCACTTCATCAGCTCTTGTGCATGTTTTCTCTTCTGCTTCCTTCAGCTTTTCATTGTACCCATGGTGCACGCAGTTTGAAACAGCAAGTGGTTCTGTGAGGCTTATGAATGACTGCAGTCCTTAGCTCCTATCTTATTCTGAGATCCCTTTGTTTCTGcatattctattaattttttaaaaacatactgatTTTGTGTACGCAATACTCTTTGTTATTTCTCTGTGGATCTGAAAGGTGGTTTTGACATTTTTCCCCTCCCTGCTTGGTCTTGTTTCCTCTAAGTGGTCTGTTTTGGCTGTCTTTGATGCTGGAGGTTCCCCTCTGATGTCTGGGGATCCTAGGTGGTCTTACATTTAAGAGTGGAGCACTCAGAAGGTCACTGGTATTCTGGGTTCATGAGTTGGGGCATGGGGCGCTTTGACTTTCTATTTGAAACTAGACCCTGTGGTGGAAGGTGATTTGTCCTGCCTGTCTGGTTTGTGGGCACCCCGATGTCACTGCCTTTAAGACTTTCCTCTCAGGCTGGTCAGCTTCTCTAAAAGAAAGTTTTTCAAGTAATAGCCTGGTAGTCAGAGTTCTGCGAGCTTAAGTGGGGAAAGAAGGCTGGGGGAGGCACCTCACCATTAATTATTATGTAACGTTTATTTAACCCTGCCCCCACCATTGTCAGTCCAGTACTTCTTTCATCATGGCTGGTGTCTCTTGGTCCAGGGACTCTGTTCTTACCCTCTCAGGAGTCTAAAGCTCCACTTTCTCCAAGGGAAAATGCATGCAATGGGTAAAGATTTATCAGGAAATCTAAttgcctttaaaaatgtttaacagtgtaccttcaggtgattttGTCGTAGCATCTTTCTGGCAGAGGACCCTGATGCTTCATCCATGGGCCTCTCCGAAGATTATCTACAGGAAAGCACATCACCAGTCGTCCCAGGTGTCTTCAGTGTAGAGGTCGGGATTGGTGTGGCAAGCATCAAAACCAAGAAAacagtggccaggtgcggtggctcacacccataatcccagcactttgggaagccaaggcgggcggatcacttcaggtcaggagttccaggccagcctggccaacatggcgaaacccggtctctagtaaaaaataaaaaaattagccagacgtggtggtgtacatctgtaatcccagctactcgggagactgaggcaggagccttgcttgaacccaggaggcggaggttgcagtgagctgaactcgcaccactgcactccagcctgagtgacagagcaagactgtctcaaacaaagaaaacagatacATGGAATTAGAGTTGAAGAACTGCTTCTTGGGCATATCTAATACACCTCTTTTTTGCCTgtcatttcttccatttcttcctaAGGTCCTTTTTACTGCCAGTACCTGAGCCTTTGGAGAATCTTGTGGTCTGAATTGGATTGCTTCATTATTGCCTTAGAATTCAGCTTTTACAGATCCCCTGAGTTCTTAATCATCTGTTTTCcactttgaaaatttctttttacacttattttctttgtgagtttatgctttcaaaacaaaaaacccttattGACGTTTTTGTGGGCTTTCAGGGGGGAACAAAAAGTAAATGCATGGGGTCAGCCTGTGGTCTCTACTCAGAAGATGTTACTTACTCTCCCGTCTGTCTGGTCTCCATGTGACCTGGGCTGCTGACGTTCCGCTTGCAGAGAGGTGTGCGGGAGGGACCGGTGCACGCTTTCCTCAACCCCGGAGCATGTTACACTTGGGTTCCCATACTTTCTCCAAGCTTTGACCTTTCGGCTTCCAGGACTTCactctgtcttttttcttctctttccctttcattcTCATGTGTCAGCTCATCTCCTCCATTCCTCCTCAAAAGATTAGCTTTGCTGTCTCCTGCCTTCAGCATTATTTTCATCTCTTCTGCATTCACCCAACCTATGAACTGGTAGAACTCCTTCATCTCAGAAAGTGCAGAGTGGTGGGAAGGAGTGAAGCAGCCCCTGGGCCACTGTCGGGACCCACCTTTGATAGTTGTGAGACCGCGGTGAATCATTTAATAACTTGGAGGTGCAAACAGTCCTCTGTAACATGGGAGGAAACGGACTTTGTAGGCTTTGAGTGAGGATTCAGTGAGAGACGGCCACCCTGAGTATGGTAAACACTTCTGCCACCTTCGGCTTTGACTCAGCGTCTTATTTCTGTCCCCTCACCTACGGGTCAAATCTGAATTTTCTACCTCCTCTTAAACATGGGAGAGTCCCacaaagacttcaaataaatctAACATTGAAATGTATCTTTGCCTCTTTtaactttgctctttttcttttcctaagttTCTCATCCCAGCTTTCTCTTCCACCTGTCTCTCTTTACCATCTGTACTGCCCTTGCTGGGGAAGGCGGGCACGCCCCTTCCCGGGATGGAGTGTGTCTTCTCTTCCTGTCAGGTGTGTGAGACCAGGACAGACAGCGGAGAATCTTTTCATTCAAGAGCCTCACCCTCTGTCCTGGGCAACAACAGGTCGAGAACACTGTTCCTCCTTAACACTGTTTTTCTAAAAACCAGTTTGATCAGGCCACTTCCTTCCTTAGGAAcctctcttgatttcttttctcttttttttttggtttgagatggagtctccctttgtcactcatgctggagtgcagtggcacaatcctgcttattgcagccttgacctcctgggcccaagcacttctcccacctcagcctcccgagtagctgggactacgggcatgtgctcccacgcctggctaattttatttatttatctattttctggTTGAtgggaggtctcactatgttgcctaggctggtctcaaactcctgggcttatggaatccttgtgccttggcctcccagaatgctgtgattacagatgtgaaccgcCACACCAGGCCACTTGATTTCTTACTACTTATACACCAGAATCCAGAGTCACTGAGACATAGAAGAACTTTTATTGTATGTGTCAGCCTTCCTTGCTATGCACCGCTGAGCCCACCACACACACCCTTccagccattccacattctaacctTTCTCAGATGCCTTCGGCCTTGTGAAAGCCCCTTTCCTTCTATGTGCGTTTTCCTCTGCCTGAAGTGCTGTGTTTGTTTCTCCCAGTCTCTCTCCTTGTTTATTCCTGCTTATTCCTttactgccaacttcagatgttCCTCCTTGCTAAGCTTTTCGTTGGTTCTTGGCTGGAGTGGGCTGCTCTGTATTCTCAGCACCTTGTTCACATCCCTTCTGGGTCATGCTGTTCTGAAAttgtatatgtgtctgtttttctgtttatctttgtgtATCTAGCTCGGTTCTCTTAGTTGTTCCGTAAATACTCAGTGAATGAACATAAATGAATATCCTGTGAATTTTGGTCTCTAAGCTTTAAAAGAAGTGTATTAACTTTAGTCCGTTGATGGCGTATTGATAGGTCAGCCATTCTGGGTTGTAGGTCTtggcatattttataaaatagtaaaTGATGTGAGCTTATGGTTATTTGCATTAAAGGCCAGTGTTTTTCTTGATACATATGTTTAAGTGTCCGTTCACCTTTCAGTTCCCTTTTAAAGTAGTCCTCGGTTTATAACCAATTGGAAATTATACCACTTGAATTCTTTTTATCAGGACATGATTCTAAGTGGTACTGTGCGAAGTGAACAAACCAGATTTTGGAAAAGTGGTTCAGCAGTCTGTGTATTCTAATTATAGGGAGCATTAGGACTCAAATTCTCCAGGTTTTTAGAAAAGATTTTTGTACTTTAAGGGTATATTGTTATATCTCTTGAGATGCCTCACCTGAGGACCTTTCTCTGCTGTGGCTAGGGAGTGTTAATCAGAATCACTTGTGCCGTGCCCTATGCGCAAAGGACTCCTTGAGTTCTTTGAAAACATGTTTGGAATAGAATTATAGCCCTATTTTCCTGAGTGGAACCAGTTGTGATTTtcctttgaaataatttgaatatataaaagATTGACATTCTTCTCACATGTATGATGTTGGGAATGTAAGGTATATTCAAAAGTAAACATTTGTGGCCAATTTTTTTGGCTCAGATTACTATGACATGGAATCCATGGTCCATGCAGACACAAGATCATTTATTCTGAAGAAGCCAAAGCTGTCTGAGGAAATAGTAGTGGCACCAAACCAAGAGTCGGGGATGAAGACTGCAGATTCCCTTCGGGTACTTTCAGGACACCTTATGCAGACACGGTAgatggtttctttttcttgtgtagTTAATTTGTGTGATTAGATAGTAAAGGTTAACCATTTGTTTGCAGCTTCCCTCCTCCCCGCCCCAACCCCTAGCGAGAGTGCTTTCATTGATTCAGTAGCTAGCCCATGAATAGTTAGCCAAATTCAGTTTTCAAGAATTCCAGTTCATCTTTCTTGTTCAGAAATCCATTAACCTACAAATTACAACTCAGTGTATGATTTAACTCTATTAAAGATTCTTTTCTttatgcaaattcaggaaatgcaagtTTAAAAGCCAGCTGACCATAATCAGGTCAACTCTAAAGAGAGTTGGCAGATCAGGTTTGGGTGATTTTTCCCTTAGAAAATTGACTGTTTCTATAAAAGAACAAACATACAGATAATTAGCGTAAATGCTGCTGGCCCTTGTGTTCTGAGCATTGATgctaattttttggtttatttccatGTTGACCCTATGAAGATCGAATGGGTGATGGGGTCAGGCTTGAGGGGAGATTGTCCTTAGTAAATACAGGCTGGAGGGTCACTGGTGACGCCACTGTGACTGTTCATGGCCATTGTGTGTTAGCAGGGAATCCACCAGTGCTGCACCTGGAAGCCCTACCTAGTCTTTTTTATTGAACCAAACGCAAAGCCAAGGGAGTGATAGTTCTGCTGAAGAGCACTTTAGGGGGCTCAGCgttttgtgtttgtttccctAATTCTATGGTATTTTTTATCTGTCTGGCAGAGATCTTGTACAACCAGATAAACCTGCAAGTCCCAAGTTTATAGTGACGCTGGATGGTGTCCCCAGCCCCCCAGGATACATGTCAGATCAAGAGGAGGACATGTGCTTTGAAGGAATGAAACCCGTAAACcaaactgcagcctcaaacaagGGACTCAGAGGTCTCCTCCACCCACAGCAGTTGCACTTGCTGAGCAGGCAGCTTGAGGACCCAAATGGTAGCTTTTCTAACGGTGTGTTGAGAGCTCAGATTTTCAGGGTGCTGTCATTGTGAAGGGAATCTTTGACTTGTTTCTCTACCTTGAATGAATATTGGTTAAAGGCCttgcttttatttatattcagtaatggccttttttcttctttcagacaAACCCACCAAGTACATTTCAGACTctttttcctgtgtctgtttCATAGGTGGGCTGTTACTCCAGTGTGAAAATGGAGTTCAGCCATGGAACCTGAGAGACCTCTTCCGCTTATGCTGGCTAAAGGATGAACCACCATTCTTGTTGCCTTCTTTACCTTTGTATTTTCTTCAGAAACTGTACTGCCACTTTGCCCTTTTATCACCAATCGTCTCTTGCAATTAACTTGAGAGAAAAATTTAGATTTGATGGTATTTCTACCTCAGTGAAATTTCTTTGAAAGGAGTTTCTCACCTAATCTATCAAGATCTTGGAACTGTTTACATTAATGTTGAAGAGTAATATTTAGCAGAATTCAGATGAACTCACTTCAGATAGCACCGTAGTTTTTGGCAGGTGACAGTTTCTTATCACCGTTTCTTTCAGTGGGTATCAGTGGCAGCTGCAACGCCACTGATCATTTCCATTCATGATAGAGAATGATAATTATGTTCCTcatatcttctaaaatttttagaaGCACCTCTTCATTGGCAGGAGGGATAATTACTGAATCTTAAAAGCGTACAGattcaaaggaaaaacaataatGGATTTTGAAACATTTCCTTCAGTAATCCTCTTCTTGGAAGAGATATGAAAATGTATTGAATACCTTTCTTGATCATTAAAAATAGAAGAGACTTTAGAGGGAAATCATACGTTAGTGGAGCGATAACACTTAGCTTTATTTTAATTGGTTGCATTTCCTGCTGTGAATCAATGACGTAGTGTCGTGGTTTTGATTAGTGGAGGGAGTTGAAAATCTGACCCTATCAACaggaagaaaaacttaaaaatagtaaaagctGCAGTAGGCAGTCCCGATTTATTGACTCTATGTTTTGTCTAGAGAGAAGACTCCAGTGTTTTCACTACTCTTGATTTTCAATTTGGTACCTTAATTTTTTGGTCTATTAGGATCTGGTTTCATTTAAATGTAGATGTCCATATGAGGCTTTATGGGGTATACATGTAGCAGCAGTGACACCATAAATAATATGTTAGTAAAAATTCTTGCCAGTGCTGTGGCCATTGTGCTGACAGCCTTGATGAGTGGTGAGCCTCCTTTCCCATTGCTTTGACTGGGGACTCTGTTTCCCTGCTGCTCAAGGATGAAGCTTTGGAAGATTAGCATAGGGGTGTGGCTGGAGAGACTCCTGCAGAACAGTTCTCAGCAGTCTCTAGTCTCTGCACCACTTCCCCTGTGAGCAGGGAGTTTGAAACTGCAATTGCTTCTGGTTGGTTTTATGTTGGGTTGTTTCAAGGATGCTACCAACAGCAACATCTGTTTTAACCTGCTGCCTTTTCACTCACTGTCATATGGCAGCACAGATTTTATagcttgctttgttttttttttttttttgagatggagtctctctgtcccccaggctggagtgcaatggagccatctcagctcactgcaacctctgccttccaggttgaagccattcttgtgcctcagtctcccaagtagctgggattacaggcatgcaccatcacacctggctaattttgtagtttaagtagagacggggttttactatgttggtcaggctaatctccaactcctgacctcaagtgatccaccaacctcggcctcccaaagttctgggattacaggcgtgagccaccgcgcctggcctgtagcTTTCAATAAAAGGTGAATTTGCCTCTTAAGATTTGAACAGAAAGTCTTAATAGTTTACAAAGTCAGTGTCAGCCAGTGAAGACTAGGGGCATGACCTTCATATGACTTAATGTTtctaaaagaaagataaagtttCTTTGTAAGGTATTATTGTAATAATCACGTTTCTTTGTAAAGTATTATATTGTTCCTGAGTATCTAGCTACTTTGCTTTCCAGCTAGGCTTCTCTTGGGTATTCTCTTAATCTTTTATTTGTACTGGGCTCTTGTGTATATATTATAGTCTGCTCTGTGTAATTTATTATAGGAAAAGGGTAAGACACATTTACTCTGCAGGGATGACACAAAAAACATGTAAAAGTTAGAGAAACTTCCAGTCatctcacattttctttggaACTGATTATTCTTGTATCTTAGAACTAAAATGACttgta
It includes:
- the ZC3H14 gene encoding zinc finger CCCH domain-containing protein 14 isoform X13; this encodes MRMSSKFPSPSLPIFLPPEPADLGSITSSSCSLNELDNISHLLRKISTDINEIKGMKAAILTVEANLFDLNVRVSQNEAKISSLEVKMNEYSTTSECNRQFEDQEEVSESQSRTTDVKIIGFLRNVEKGTQQRQLLSRLQIDPVMAETLQMSQAEMSELSVAQKPEKLLERCKYWPACKNGDECAYHHPISPCKAFPNCKFAEKCLFVHPNCKYDAKCTKPDCPFTHVSRRIPVLSPKPVAPPAPPSSSQLCRYFPACKKMECPFYHPKHCRFNTQCTRPDCTFYHPTINVPPRHALKWIRPQTSE